The Aspergillus fumigatus Af293 chromosome 3, whole genome shotgun sequence region ATGACCGCGGGCGCCCACAAACCAGGCACACCAGGTCCTATGCAAGAAAATAATATCAAGTGATAAAAAACCTGATATGGTGTCTCCGTCCATACTCTTTCTCACATAGCATTCCATTGTTCAACAATACGCGCAAACAGAATGCGTATCAATTATTATGCTGAAGCGCAGCTTTCCTTCGGCCCGACGGCTAGGAAACGACGTCATCCGGGCTTTCTTCGACTCCACCAGCGACAACAATTAGAGCAATTGCTAGACCAAGCTGGTTCTTTTGACCTTACCTGAGTCTTTCAAATCAATTGACAGTTAAAGAAGGGCTTGACACTGCCAAACATCACTATGATTTCCCGTACTGTGGTGAAATCAGCTACCAGATCGTCCGGTGCCGGTGTTTCCCTTGCCTTCAAGAGCAGAGCTTCGCCTCTTCGCTTTCCAGCGCCATCCGACCACCATCAAGTCCCTTTACCTAATACTCGTCTGGGGCAAACGAGGTTTATCTCAGTATATGGTTATACGCAATCAAAGGCTCTAGTCTATTCGCAATATGGTGAGCCAAAGGATGTTCTACGGTAAGATCACTTAGATTGCGACTGCTGGGAAATAGATCGGTAGCCTGACTTGTTTTCTCCCTCATCCAGGCTTCACAAACATTCgatatctcctcctcatgGAACACAAGTCACTCTCCGTCTTCTAGCGGCGCCTTTGAACCCGGCCGATGTGAATCAGATTCAAGGGGTATACCCAAGCAAACCGCCCTTCCAGACCACGCTGGGCACAGTGGAGCCGTCTGCCGTCGCGGGAAACGAGGGCGCATTCGAGGTCATTGCCACTGGCTCCAACGTTAAAAATCTTGCCAAAGGCGACTGGGTCGTAATGAAACAGACAGGACAAGGCACCTGGCGCACTCACGCACAGTTAGACGAATCACAGGTGATCAGGATTGAAAACAAAGAAGGTCTGAGCCCGCTTCAGGTCAGCACAGTCAGCGTCAATCCGGTGACTGCCTACCGAATGATCAAAGACTTCTGTGACTGGGATTGGATGCGGGCCGGGGAAGAGTGGCTTATCCAGAACGGAGCAAACAGCGGTGTTGGACGAGCTGCAATCCAACTTGCACGCGAATGGGGCATCAAAACGATCAATGTTGTGCGAGAGAGAAGGACACCCGAAGAAACTGATGCTCTAAAAAGGGAGCTCTACGATCTTGGGGCCAATGCAGTGGTTACTGAATCCGAGCTGCTATCTGGAGAATTCAAGAGCATGGTGAATGAATTCACCCGCCAAGGAAAGGAGCCAATTCGACTAGCCCTCAACTGCGTGGGTGGTAAGAGTGCCACTGCCCTGGCGAAGACCCTTGCTCCAGGTTCACACCTGGTCACTTATGGTGCCATGTCAAAACAGCCTGTCACTTTGCCATCTGGACTTCTGATCTTCAAGAACC contains the following coding sequences:
- a CDS encoding enoyl-[acyl-carrier-protein] reductase; the protein is MISRTVVKSATRSSGAGVSLAFKSRASPLRFPAPSDHHQVPLPNTRLGQTRFISVYGYTQSKALVYSQYGEPKDVLRLHKHSISPPHGTQVTLRLLAAPLNPADVNQIQGVYPSKPPFQTTLGTVEPSAVAGNEGAFEVIATGSNVKNLAKGDWVVMKQTGQGTWRTHAQLDESQVIRIENKEGLSPLQVSTVSVNPVTAYRMIKDFCDWDWMRAGEEWLIQNGANSGVGRAAIQLAREWGIKTINVVRERRTPEETDALKRELYDLGANAVVTESELLSGEFKSMVNEFTRQGKEPIRLALNCVGGKSATALAKTLAPGSHLVTYGAMSKQPVTLPSGLLIFKNLVFDGFWVSRWGDKHPELKENTINDVLKLTRAGRFKDIPVEYIRWTWETEAAELVAGVQETLSGFRKGKGLLKYEGDE